In the Nothobranchius furzeri strain GRZ-AD chromosome 15, NfurGRZ-RIMD1, whole genome shotgun sequence genome, one interval contains:
- the exosc10 gene encoding exosome complex component 10: MMNSSKSNDATDSSCQGGNLDTTEEVKDELCPGFKDADTFVKYGLGAVLSATKASAGLPQSGDEYDFYRSFPGFQEFCESQGDKLLHCMSQIMQNHGCRSHIKDRDKLTGIEERFDLVVDSNDVILERAGILLDEADGVNRSQKPVMPVGFQPPKIVVSSWNRKGSSSGSRSETFRLLHAKNIARPQLKFKEKVDNSNTPFVPKIFIKPNSLKALPSYFTNKQIRKERPEDLDVPAALADFIHQQRTQEHVEDMFAHPYQYELDHLIVPESLLSKPEPQMYKPLAETNLTFVDSLEDLVTLNEKLCKSSEFAVDLEHHSYRSFLGLTCLMQVSTREEDFIIDTLELRSELYILNEAFTDPSIVKVFHGADSDIEWLQRDFGLYVVNLFDTHQASRALNLARHSLDHLLKHFCDVDSDKRYQLADWRIRPLPEEMIQYARSDTHYLLYIYDCVRAQLLDSNHGQPGLLQCVWNKSRDISLKKYLKPIYTEESYLELQRKQKKSFNTQQLTAFRLLFAWRDKLARQEDESTGYVLPTHMMIKISEELPKEPQGIIACCIPVPPLVRQQVNELHSLVQQAREMPLLKAEIAAQKKKGLTPVRKPEVSLFGPHDVSKVSEGEVPQVTADESSVKKGVLFSEDVDEETIRLSAPPKITLFQEPEAPNDQRSMSVAQMKARRIIESFENPFRMYLPSADVHVNKNAKFDPSSKIFEISKRWKLQSVEQQQKELEAKKKIREEAKQQAKKASEQRAKAKRSYQESLQKVPTVRQQAAESVKDGEQKRVRVARESGEETPNPSKKQMKSAEKPQKKEAPSQDSFKPFDYSQSDLKVFDGAKAKDNTQFDPNRQPRDFKKKKIHQGQKKNSGAGNKSVSYLAGKSERGFRHNWPKR; this comes from the exons ATGATGAATTCTTCAAAGAGTAATGATGCCACGGACAGCAGCTGTCAGGGAGGTAATTTGGACACTACTGAAGAAGTGAAAGATGAGTTATGTCCTGGTTTCAAAGACGCGGACACCTTCGTTAAA TATGGTTTGGGTGCAGTGTTATCGGCCACCAAAGCTTCAGCTGGCTTACCTCAGTCTGGAGATGAGTATGATTTCTATCGGAGCTTCCCGGGATTCCAGGAGTTCTGTGAAAGTCAAGGAGATAAGCTTTTGCACTG CATGAGCCAGATAATGCAGAACCATGGCTGCAGATCTCACATAAAAGACCGGGACAAACTCACAGGAATAGAGGAGAGGTTTGACTTGGTTGTGGACTCGAATGATGTTATCCTTGAAAGAGCG GGCATTCTTCTTGATGAAGCTGATGGGGTTAATCGGAGCCAGAAGCCTGTCATGCCTGTTGGGTTTCAGCCTCCGAAAATTGTTGTTTCTAGTTGGAATCGTAAG ggttCCAGCTCTGGCAGTCGTTCTGAGACATTCCGACTGCTCCATGCCAAGAACATTGCAAGGCCTCAGCTGAAATTCAAAGAAAAGGTCGACAACAGCAACACACCTTTTGTTCCAAAGATCTTCATCAAGCCCAATTCATTAAAGGCTCTTCCCTCCT ATTTTACCAACAAACAAATTCGTAAAGAGAGGCCGGAGGACCTTGACGTCCCAGCTGCCCTGGCTGACTTTATCCACCAGCAGAGGACGCAGGAACATGTTGAAGACAT GTTTGCACACCCGTACCAGTATGAACTGGACCATCTCATAGTACCAGAAAGCTTGCTGTCCAAGCCAGAGCCTCAA ATGTACAAACCGTTGGCTGAGACAAACCTAACCTTCGTCGACTCGCTGGAGGATCTAGTGACTCTCAATGAGAAGCTGTGCAAGTCGTCTGAATTTGCTGTGGATCTTGAG CATCATTCCTACAGGAGTTTCCTCGGCCTCACCTGTCTGATGCAGGTCTCCACCAGAGAGGAGGACTTCATCATTGATACTTTGGAGCTCCGCAGTGAATTGTACATTCTGAACGAGGCGTTTACCGACCCGAGTATCGTCAAA GTGTTCCACGGCGCTGATTCAGACATCGAGTGGCTCCAGAGGGACTTTGGTTTGTACGTCGTCAACCTGTTTGACACACATCAGGCGAGTCGAGCTCTCAACCTGGCCCGACACTCCCTCGACCACCTGCTGAAACACTTCTGCGACGTGGACTCGGACAAACGTTACCAGCTGGCCGACTGGAGGATCCG CCCCTTGCCAGAGGAGATGATTCAGTACGCTCGGTCAGACACCCACTACCTCCTTTACATCTACGACTGTGTGAGAGCGCAGCTTTTAGACAGCAACCACGGGCAGCCGGGACTGTTGCAGTGTGTGTGGAACAAGAGCCGAGACATTTCATTAAAG AAATATTTGAAGCCCATCTACACCGAGGAGTCTTATTTAGAGCTGCAGAGGAAGCAGAAAAAGTCCTTTAACACTCAGCAGCTCACTGCCTTCAGACTCCTGTTTGCCTGGAGGGACAAGCTGGCCAGGCAGGAAGATGAAAGCACCGG ATACGTTTTGCCCACCCACATGATGATCAAAATATCAGAGGAATTACCCAA AGAGCCTCAGGGCATCATCGCCTGCTGTATCCCCGTGCCACCGCTGGTGAGGCAGCAGGTCAACGAGCTGCATTCATTGGTGCAACAAGCCAGAGAAATGCCCCTGCTGAAG GCTGAGATTGCAGCTCAGAAGAAGAAAGGACTCACGCCCGTTAGGAAG CCAGAGGTCTCTTTGTTTGGTCCACATGATGTGTCCAAGGTTTCTGAGGGTGAAGTGCCACAAGTTACAGCTGACG aatcatCTGTTAAAAAGGGGGTCCTGTTCTCAGAGGATGTTGATGAGGAAACAATCCGTCTGTCGGCACCACCTAAAATAACGCTGTTCCAG GAACCAGAAGCTCCTAATGACCAAAGATCCATGTCTGTCGCTCAGATGAAAGCGAGACGCATCATTGAGTCTTTTGAAAACCCTTTCAGAATG TATTTGCCTTCAGCTGATGTCCACGTCAACAAGAACGCCAAGTTTGACCCATCCTCAAAAATATTTGAG ATTAGCAAGAGATGGAAACTTCAGAGTGTTGAGCAGCAGCAGAAAGAGCTGGAGGCCAAGAAGAAAATCAGAGAGGAAGCAAAACAACAAGCAAAGAAAGCATCAG AGCAGCGAGCTAAAGCTAAACGGAGCTACCAGGAGTCCCTCCAGAAGGTCCCAACTGTGCGGCAGCAAGCAGCA gAATCTGTAAAGGATGGAGAACAGAAAAGAGTGAGAGTTGCTCGAGAGTCTGGAGAGGAAACTCCCAATCCAAGTAAGAAGCAGATGAAATCAGCAGAGAAGCCCCAGAAGAAGGAAGCACCTTCCCAAGATAGCTTCAAGCCCTTTGACTACAGCCAGTCGGACCTTAAAGTTTTTGATG GTGCCAAAGCAAAGGACAACACGCAGTTTGATCCAAACCGACAGCCCAGAGACTTTAAGAAAAAG AAAATTCATCAGGGACAAAAGAAAAACTCTGGAGCTGGAAACAAAAGTGTATCATACCTGGCTGGAAAATCAGAAAG AGGATTTCGCCATAACTGGCCCAAGAGATAA